In Salinibacterium sp. dk2585, a single window of DNA contains:
- the aceB gene encoding malate synthase A: MNPTIEITGPQRDRFDEILTDEALAFVAALHARFSGQRHDRLADRMQRRFDLGNGRDLRFLPETEHIRNDDSWKVAGAGPGLEDRRVEITGPTDRKMAINALNSGANVWLADQEDATSPTWANVIGGQITLYDFLRGQLDYTSPEGKTYAVTAERTPTIVFRPRGWHLVEKHLRFIDRTGISMAASGSLVDFGLYFFHNATKLIEQGRGPYFYLPKLESHLEARLWNEVFSFSEEYLGIEHGTIRATVLIETIPAAFEMEEILYELRDHCAGLNAGRWDYIFSIIKNYRGRGQWYVMPDRNQITMTVPFMRAYTELLVSTCHKRGAFAIGGMSAFIPNRRDPEVTERALEQVATDKRREANDGFDGTWVAHPDLIPTAKTEFDAVLGEKPNQVDRLRDDVHVTRDQLLDIRSIGGTVTDAGLRDNVSIAIRYIESWLRGVGAAAIDNLMEDAATAEISRSQIWQWIHQNTVTEEGTVICTEVVEGIIERLGLERFDGDRFDDAIDVFREVALREEYPTFLTITAYTRYLVEEPQPVASA; this comes from the coding sequence ATGAACCCCACAATCGAGATCACGGGCCCCCAGCGGGACCGCTTCGACGAGATCCTCACCGACGAGGCCCTTGCGTTCGTGGCAGCACTCCACGCTCGCTTCAGTGGCCAGCGGCACGACCGACTCGCCGACCGGATGCAGCGGCGCTTCGACCTCGGCAATGGACGCGACCTGCGCTTCCTGCCCGAGACGGAGCACATCCGCAACGACGACTCCTGGAAGGTCGCGGGGGCCGGCCCCGGCCTCGAAGACCGCCGCGTCGAGATCACCGGCCCGACCGACCGCAAGATGGCGATCAACGCACTCAACTCGGGCGCCAACGTGTGGCTCGCTGACCAGGAAGACGCGACGAGCCCCACCTGGGCGAACGTCATCGGCGGCCAGATCACTCTCTACGACTTCCTCCGCGGCCAGCTCGACTACACGAGCCCCGAGGGCAAGACCTACGCGGTCACGGCCGAGCGCACCCCCACGATCGTGTTCCGCCCGCGCGGCTGGCACCTCGTCGAGAAGCACCTGCGCTTCATCGACCGCACAGGCATCAGCATGGCCGCGTCCGGCAGCCTCGTCGACTTTGGCCTCTACTTCTTCCACAACGCGACGAAGCTCATCGAGCAGGGCCGCGGCCCCTACTTCTACCTGCCGAAGCTCGAGTCGCACCTCGAGGCCCGCCTCTGGAACGAGGTGTTCTCGTTCTCGGAGGAGTACCTCGGCATCGAGCACGGCACGATCCGCGCCACGGTGCTCATCGAGACGATCCCCGCAGCGTTCGAAATGGAGGAGATCCTCTACGAACTCCGTGACCACTGCGCCGGCCTCAACGCCGGCCGCTGGGACTACATCTTCTCGATCATCAAGAACTACCGCGGCCGCGGGCAGTGGTACGTCATGCCCGACCGCAACCAGATCACCATGACGGTGCCCTTCATGCGGGCCTACACCGAGCTGCTCGTGAGCACCTGCCACAAGCGCGGCGCCTTCGCGATCGGCGGCATGAGCGCCTTCATCCCCAACCGCCGCGACCCCGAGGTCACCGAGCGCGCCCTCGAGCAGGTCGCCACCGACAAGCGCCGCGAGGCGAATGACGGCTTCGACGGCACCTGGGTCGCCCACCCCGACCTCATCCCGACGGCGAAGACGGAGTTCGACGCCGTGCTCGGCGAGAAGCCCAACCAGGTCGACCGCCTGCGCGACGACGTGCACGTCACCCGCGACCAGCTGCTCGACATCCGCTCGATCGGCGGCACCGTGACGGATGCCGGACTTCGCGACAACGTCTCTATCGCCATTCGCTACATCGAGTCGTGGCTGCGCGGTGTCGGCGCCGCCGCGATCGACAACCTCATGGAGGACGCCGCGACAGCCGAGATCAGCCGTTCGCAGATCTGGCAGTGGATCCATCAGAACACCGTCACGGAAGAGGGCACCGTCATCTGCACGGAGGTCGTCGAGGGCATCATCGAGCGCCTCGGCCTCGAGCGCTTCGACGGCGACCGCTTCGACGACGCGATCGACGTATTCCGTGAGGTCGCGCTCCGCGAGGAGTACCCGACCTTCCTCACGATCACGGCCTACACGCGCTACCTCGTCGAGGAACCTCAGCCCGTCGCATCCGCCTGA
- a CDS encoding ABC transporter ATP-binding protein yields MAASPSPRADAPVVIEVREAGIRFKRNRRARRSFKDLFAGRKRRNRPDEFWALRGVDFSVTAGEAIGVVGRNGQGKSTLLKLVAEVILPDEGRVAVHGGVAPLIEITGGFVDDLTVRDNVFLTAGLHGMSRAEIEERFDEIIDFAEIGDFLDTPYKHLSSGMRVRIAFAVVTRLEEPILLVDEVLAVGDKAFREKCYRRIEELLEGGRTLFFVSHNERDLKRFCTRGLYLDKGRLVMDAPIAEVLQRYNADYNA; encoded by the coding sequence ATGGCAGCGTCCCCATCGCCCAGGGCGGATGCGCCCGTCGTGATCGAGGTGCGCGAGGCGGGCATCCGTTTCAAGCGCAACCGGCGGGCCCGCCGTAGCTTCAAGGACCTCTTCGCGGGGCGCAAGCGCCGCAACCGGCCCGACGAGTTCTGGGCGCTGCGCGGCGTCGACTTCTCGGTCACCGCTGGCGAGGCGATCGGCGTCGTCGGGCGCAACGGCCAGGGCAAGTCGACCCTGCTCAAGCTCGTCGCCGAGGTCATCCTGCCCGACGAGGGGCGGGTGGCCGTGCATGGCGGGGTCGCTCCCCTGATCGAGATCACGGGCGGTTTCGTCGACGACCTCACGGTGCGCGACAACGTCTTCCTCACCGCCGGACTGCACGGGATGTCGCGGGCCGAGATCGAGGAACGCTTCGACGAGATCATCGACTTCGCCGAGATCGGCGACTTTCTCGACACCCCTTACAAGCACCTCTCAAGCGGCATGCGGGTGCGCATCGCCTTCGCGGTCGTCACGCGCCTCGAGGAACCGATCCTCCTCGTCGACGAGGTGCTCGCAGTGGGAGACAAGGCCTTCCGTGAGAAATGCTACCGTCGCATCGAGGAACTGCTCGAGGGCGGCCGCACCCTCTTCTTCGTCTCGCACAATGAACGCGACCTCAAGCGCTTCTGCACCCGCGGGCTCTACCTCGACAAGGGCAGGCTCGTGATGGATGCCCCGATCGCCGAGGTGTTGCAGCGCTACAACGCCGACTACAACGCCTGA
- a CDS encoding GntR family transcriptional regulator has protein sequence MFRIDPTSATPPFEQLRGQVIEQVKSGRLASGAKLPTVRGLAVDLGVAANTVARAYRELEADGIIETRGRAGTFVAAAGDASERRVQELARQFAADVRRLGVDENAALDWVEAALRS, from the coding sequence ATGTTCCGCATCGACCCCACCTCGGCCACGCCGCCGTTCGAACAGCTGCGGGGGCAGGTCATCGAGCAGGTCAAGAGCGGACGTCTCGCTTCGGGTGCGAAGCTGCCGACGGTTCGTGGCCTCGCTGTCGACCTCGGAGTCGCGGCCAACACGGTCGCTCGCGCCTACCGCGAGCTCGAGGCCGACGGCATCATCGAGACGCGCGGCCGCGCCGGCACCTTCGTGGCCGCGGCGGGGGATGCCTCGGAGCGCCGGGTGCAGGAACTCGCGCGACAGTTCGCGGCCGACGTGCGACGGCTCGGTGTCGATGAGAACGCTGCGCTCGACTGGGTCGAAGCGGCGCTGCGCTCCTGA
- a CDS encoding DUF3039 domain-containing protein, with amino-acid sequence MSDTEHTGGGTDTLDRELEELLNQEQVEDGDHERYSHYVNKDKIMKSALTGRPVIALCGKVWTPGRDPQKFPVCPVCKEIYESMKK; translated from the coding sequence ATGAGCGACACTGAGCACACCGGCGGCGGCACCGACACCCTCGACCGCGAGCTTGAAGAGCTCCTCAACCAGGAGCAGGTGGAAGATGGCGACCACGAGCGCTACTCCCACTATGTCAACAAGGACAAGATCATGAAGTCGGCCCTCACGGGTCGACCCGTCATTGCGCTGTGCGGCAAGGTGTGGACGCCCGGGCGCGATCCCCAGAAGTTTCCCGTGTGCCCCGTGTGCAAAGAAATCTACGAGTCCATGAAGAAGTAG
- a CDS encoding ABC transporter ATP-binding protein encodes MTKDPAAETTPFSIEQALTRFDQLIERLGTTQRPAEVEPKESIAVEVEPGVPDAIDEVVETADVEAPEVPSAVPAATPQASVPDPYADAPVVLEVSGLVKRFGSTVAVDGVDLEVRAGQIFGIVGPNGAGKTTTLSIVTGVLRPDQGNVLVGGRDVWVEPAAAKRDMGILPDRLLLFDRLTGRQLLYYSGMLRGLDRATVLSRTEELIRAFDLEDSQDRLVTDYSAGMTRKVALAAALIHSPRLLILDEPFESVDAVSVATVLDILRRYADAGGTVVLSSHSMDLVESVCDSIAVVAEGRVLTSGTTASVRGDATLEERFVRLIGELQPGEDMEWLRSFSV; translated from the coding sequence GTGACAAAGGACCCTGCAGCCGAGACGACGCCCTTCTCGATCGAGCAGGCCCTTACGCGGTTCGACCAACTCATCGAGCGGCTCGGCACGACGCAGCGTCCCGCCGAGGTCGAGCCAAAGGAGTCGATCGCCGTGGAGGTCGAGCCAGGCGTGCCAGATGCGATCGACGAGGTCGTCGAGACTGCTGACGTCGAGGCGCCGGAGGTGCCATCCGCTGTCCCCGCCGCGACGCCGCAGGCCAGCGTGCCGGACCCCTACGCGGATGCCCCCGTCGTGCTTGAGGTATCCGGCCTCGTCAAGCGATTCGGTTCCACGGTCGCAGTCGACGGCGTCGACCTCGAGGTGCGCGCCGGGCAGATCTTTGGCATCGTCGGCCCGAATGGCGCGGGCAAGACGACGACCCTGTCGATCGTCACCGGCGTCCTGCGTCCCGACCAGGGCAACGTGCTCGTCGGCGGCCGGGATGTCTGGGTCGAGCCGGCGGCGGCGAAGCGCGACATGGGCATCCTGCCCGACCGCCTGCTGCTCTTCGACCGTCTCACGGGGCGCCAGCTCCTCTACTACTCGGGCATGCTGCGCGGCCTCGACCGGGCGACCGTGCTCTCGCGCACGGAGGAACTCATCAGGGCCTTCGACCTCGAAGATTCCCAGGATCGCCTCGTGACCGACTATTCGGCGGGCATGACGCGCAAGGTGGCGCTCGCCGCAGCGCTCATCCACTCGCCGCGCCTGCTCATCCTCGACGAACCCTTCGAGTCGGTCGACGCCGTCTCGGTCGCGACCGTGCTCGACATCCTGCGGCGCTATGCGGATGCGGGCGGCACGGTCGTGCTCTCGAGCCACAGCATGGACCTCGTCGAAAGCGTGTGTGACTCGATCGCGGTCGTCGCGGAGGGGCGGGTGCTCACGAGCGGAACGACGGCGAGCGTGCGCGGCGACGCCACCCTGGAGGAACGCTTCGTCAGGCTCATCGGCGAACTGCAGCCGGGGGAGGACATGGAGTGGTTGCGCTCTTTCTCCGTCTGA
- a CDS encoding nicotinate phosphoribosyltransferase, with protein MVDAALRAGTNDRSCVFEAFARRLPGARRYGVLAGTGRLLELIERFRFSDAELSWLRDNSIVSPDTIDWLADYRFSGDIHGYREGEVYFPGSPLLVVEGGFGECVVLETLILSVLNYDSAVATAAARMVGAAAGKPLAEMGSRRTGERSAIAAARAAYIAGFASTSNLEAGRTWGVPTMGTAAHSFTLLHETEEEAFQAQVDALGPGTTLLVDTYDVHAAVEKAVRIAGTQLGAVRIDSGDLPQQVAAVRAQLDSLGATETRITVTSDLDEYTIAAMSATPVDSFGVGTSVVTGSGSPASGMVYKLVARQDARGEWISVAKKSADKATVGGRKFPVRRLEDGVATAEVIHTGAAEHDGRELLVPLIVEGAVERQHLGEGGTRLAREHRAAAVAELPPAASRLSRGEPALPTIYA; from the coding sequence ATGGTTGACGCCGCCCTGCGCGCCGGCACCAACGATCGGTCGTGCGTCTTCGAGGCCTTCGCGCGTCGACTCCCCGGCGCCCGGCGCTACGGGGTGCTTGCGGGCACGGGTCGACTGCTCGAGCTCATCGAACGCTTCCGCTTCTCCGACGCGGAACTCTCCTGGTTGCGTGACAACAGCATCGTCTCCCCCGACACGATCGACTGGCTGGCCGACTACCGCTTCTCGGGCGACATCCATGGGTACCGGGAGGGCGAGGTCTACTTTCCGGGCTCGCCGCTCCTCGTCGTCGAGGGCGGCTTCGGCGAATGCGTCGTGCTCGAGACCCTCATCCTGAGCGTGCTCAACTACGACTCGGCTGTCGCGACCGCCGCCGCGCGCATGGTCGGCGCGGCCGCGGGCAAGCCCCTCGCCGAGATGGGCTCGCGCCGCACGGGGGAACGCAGCGCCATCGCGGCTGCCCGCGCCGCCTACATCGCCGGTTTCGCATCGACGAGCAACCTCGAGGCGGGGCGCACCTGGGGTGTGCCGACCATGGGAACCGCCGCGCACTCCTTCACGCTCCTGCACGAGACCGAGGAAGAAGCCTTCCAGGCACAGGTCGACGCGCTCGGCCCCGGCACGACCCTCCTCGTTGACACCTATGACGTGCACGCCGCCGTCGAGAAGGCCGTGCGCATCGCCGGCACGCAGCTCGGTGCCGTGCGCATCGACAGCGGGGACCTCCCCCAGCAGGTCGCGGCCGTTCGCGCCCAGCTCGACTCCCTCGGCGCGACCGAAACCCGCATCACGGTCACGAGCGACCTCGACGAGTACACGATCGCCGCCATGTCGGCGACCCCCGTCGACTCCTTCGGCGTCGGCACCTCGGTCGTCACGGGCTCCGGCTCGCCCGCGTCCGGCATGGTCTACAAGCTGGTGGCGCGACAGGATGCCCGCGGCGAGTGGATCTCCGTCGCCAAGAAGTCCGCCGACAAGGCGACCGTCGGGGGGCGCAAGTTCCCCGTGCGACGACTCGAGGACGGGGTTGCGACCGCCGAGGTGATTCACACGGGCGCGGCAGAGCACGATGGCCGCGAGCTTCTCGTGCCGCTCATCGTCGAGGGCGCGGTCGAACGGCAGCACCTCGGCGAGGGGGGCACCAGGCTGGCACGCGAACACCGCGCCGCCGCCGTCGCAGAACTCCCGCCCGCCGCGTCACGGCTCAGCCGCGGCGAGCCCGCGCTGCCGACCATCTATGCCTAG
- a CDS encoding helix-turn-helix transcriptional regulator, translating to MTDMLAPPVDETLDALTIGKRIRQLRTERGMTLDDLGAAIGRAPSQVSVLENGKREPRLSDLQTLARALGVGLEALLATEAPSKRAALEIALERAQRGPLYSSLGLPPLPVRKSLSDEAIETILGLHAELERLHRQRAATPEEARRANTELRQQMRTQNNYFPELEETAARLLSAVGHTGGPLSQRIASDLASHLGFSLHYVKDLPASTRSVTDRKHGRIYLQMNPGGDPRTSLLQALAGHVLGITEPKDYTEFLRQRVETNYLAAALMVPETGAVEFLTAAKNAKELSVEDLRDTFAVTYETAAHRFTNLSTQHLGIPVHFLKVHESGTISKAYENDNAAFPTDALGAVEGQVVCRRWSARQVFDVDDRFSPYHQYTDKPAGTYWCTSSIQTTHQGAFSVSVGTPFANVKWFRGRDTKHRQVSSCPDPACCRKPPGELSTKWAEHALPSASLNSSLLAAVPSGSLTGIDQSEVYAFLESHAPGD from the coding sequence ATGACCGACATGCTCGCCCCGCCCGTCGACGAGACGCTCGACGCCCTCACGATCGGAAAGCGCATCCGCCAGCTCCGCACTGAGCGCGGCATGACGCTCGACGACCTCGGAGCAGCCATCGGCCGGGCACCTTCCCAGGTGAGCGTGCTCGAGAACGGCAAGCGCGAACCCCGCCTAAGTGACCTGCAGACGCTCGCCCGCGCCCTCGGCGTCGGACTCGAGGCGCTGCTCGCGACCGAGGCGCCCTCCAAGCGCGCCGCACTCGAGATCGCCCTCGAACGCGCGCAACGTGGACCCCTCTACTCCTCGCTCGGGCTGCCACCCCTCCCCGTGCGCAAGTCGCTCAGCGATGAAGCCATCGAGACGATCCTCGGGCTGCACGCCGAGCTGGAACGCCTGCACCGGCAGCGTGCCGCGACGCCGGAGGAGGCACGCAGGGCGAACACCGAGCTGCGCCAGCAGATGCGCACGCAGAACAACTACTTTCCTGAGCTCGAGGAGACCGCAGCGAGGCTCCTCTCGGCGGTCGGCCACACGGGAGGGCCACTCTCGCAGCGCATCGCCTCCGACCTCGCCAGCCACCTCGGCTTCTCGTTGCACTACGTGAAGGACCTGCCGGCATCCACTCGCTCCGTGACCGACCGCAAGCACGGCCGCATCTACCTGCAGATGAACCCCGGCGGAGACCCGCGCACGTCGCTGCTCCAGGCGCTCGCGGGCCACGTGCTCGGCATCACGGAACCGAAGGACTATACGGAGTTCCTGCGCCAGCGCGTCGAGACGAACTACCTCGCCGCGGCGCTCATGGTGCCGGAGACGGGTGCGGTCGAGTTCCTCACGGCCGCGAAGAACGCCAAGGAGCTCTCGGTCGAAGACCTGCGCGACACCTTCGCTGTCACCTACGAGACGGCGGCGCACCGCTTCACAAACCTCTCGACGCAGCACCTCGGCATCCCCGTGCACTTCCTCAAGGTGCATGAGTCGGGCACGATCTCGAAGGCCTACGAGAACGACAATGCGGCCTTCCCGACGGATGCCCTCGGCGCCGTCGAGGGGCAGGTCGTGTGTCGCCGGTGGAGCGCCCGGCAGGTGTTCGACGTCGATGACCGCTTTAGCCCGTACCACCAGTACACGGACAAGCCCGCGGGAACCTACTGGTGCACCTCGAGCATCCAGACGACGCACCAGGGTGCCTTCTCGGTGAGTGTCGGCACGCCCTTCGCTAACGTGAAGTGGTTCCGCGGCCGCGACACCAAGCATCGCCAGGTGTCGTCGTGCCCTGACCCCGCCTGCTGCCGCAAGCCGCCGGGAGAACTCTCCACCAAGTGGGCCGAGCACGCCCTCCCGAGCGCGAGCCTCAACTCCTCGCTGCTCGCGGCCGTGCCCTCAGGTTCGCTCACGGGCATTGACCAGAGCGAGGTCTACGCGTTCCTGGAGTCGCACGCGCCCGGGGACTGA
- a CDS encoding isocitrate lyase, which produces MTTYQDDIASIEALKQQYGSSWDAINPESVARMRAQNRFKTGLEIAQYTADIMRRDMAEYDADSSVYTQSLGVWHGFIGQQKLISIKKHLKTTNKRYLYLSGWMVAALRSEFGPLPDQSMHEKTAVPALIEELYTFLRQADARELDLLFTKLDAARSAGDETSVELIQSQIDNYETHVVPIIADIDAGFGNPEATYLLAKKMIEAGACAIQIENQVSDEKQCGHQDGKVTVPHEDFIAKINAVRYAFLELGIDNGVIVARTDSLGAGLTQKLAVTQTPGDLGDQYNAFLDVEEISDAELGNGDVVIKRDGKLLRPKRLASNLYQFRQGTGEARCVLDCITSLQNGADLLWIETEKPHVGQIAGMVDEVRKVFPNAKLVYNNSPSFNWTLNFRQQAFDKLVEEGKDVSAYDRDKLMNVDYDETELATVADEMIRNFQKEGSAKAGIFHHLITLPTYHTAALSTDDLAKGYFADQGMLAYVKGVQRREIREGIATVKHQNMAGSDIGDNHKEYFAGDAALKAGGHNNTMNQF; this is translated from the coding sequence ATGACCACGTATCAGGACGACATCGCGTCGATCGAGGCCCTCAAGCAGCAGTACGGCAGCAGCTGGGACGCCATCAACCCCGAGTCGGTCGCCCGCATGCGCGCCCAGAACCGCTTCAAGACGGGCCTCGAGATCGCCCAGTACACGGCAGACATCATGCGCCGCGACATGGCAGAGTACGACGCCGACTCCTCCGTCTACACGCAGTCCCTTGGCGTGTGGCACGGCTTCATCGGCCAGCAGAAGCTCATCTCGATCAAGAAGCACCTCAAGACCACTAACAAGCGCTACCTGTACCTCTCGGGATGGATGGTCGCGGCGCTTCGCTCGGAGTTCGGCCCGCTGCCCGACCAGTCGATGCACGAGAAGACGGCCGTGCCCGCGCTGATCGAGGAGCTCTACACCTTCCTGCGCCAGGCGGATGCTCGCGAGCTCGACCTGCTCTTCACGAAGCTCGACGCCGCCCGCTCGGCCGGTGACGAGACCTCCGTGGAGCTCATCCAGTCGCAGATCGACAACTACGAGACGCACGTCGTGCCGATCATCGCGGACATCGACGCCGGCTTTGGAAACCCCGAGGCGACCTACCTCCTCGCCAAGAAGATGATCGAGGCCGGCGCGTGTGCCATCCAGATCGAGAACCAGGTCTCTGACGAGAAGCAGTGCGGCCACCAGGACGGCAAGGTCACGGTTCCCCACGAGGACTTCATCGCCAAGATCAACGCGGTGCGCTATGCGTTCCTCGAGCTCGGCATCGACAACGGCGTGATCGTCGCCCGCACCGACTCGCTCGGCGCCGGCCTCACGCAGAAGCTCGCCGTCACGCAGACGCCGGGTGACCTGGGCGACCAGTACAACGCCTTCCTCGATGTCGAGGAGATCTCCGACGCCGAGCTCGGCAACGGCGACGTCGTCATCAAGCGCGACGGCAAGCTGCTGCGCCCGAAGCGCCTCGCGAGCAACCTTTACCAGTTCCGCCAGGGCACGGGTGAGGCACGCTGCGTGCTCGACTGCATCACCTCGCTGCAAAACGGTGCCGACCTGCTCTGGATCGAGACCGAGAAGCCGCACGTTGGCCAGATCGCCGGCATGGTCGACGAGGTGCGCAAGGTGTTCCCGAACGCCAAGCTCGTCTACAACAACAGCCCGTCGTTCAACTGGACCCTCAACTTCCGCCAGCAGGCCTTCGACAAGCTGGTCGAAGAGGGCAAGGATGTCTCGGCCTACGACCGCGACAAGCTCATGAACGTCGACTACGACGAGACCGAGCTCGCCACGGTGGCGGACGAGATGATCCGCAACTTCCAGAAGGAGGGCTCGGCCAAGGCGGGCATCTTCCACCACCTCATCACGCTGCCGACGTACCACACGGCTGCGCTGTCGACGGATGACCTTGCCAAGGGTTACTTCGCCGACCAGGGCATGCTCGCCTACGTCAAGGGCGTGCAGCGCCGCGAGATCCGCGAGGGAATCGCGACCGTCAAGCACCAGAACATGGCGGGCTCCGACATCGGCGACAACCACAAGGAGTACTTCGCGGGAGACGCGGCCCTCAAGGCCGGCGGCCACAACAACACGATGAACCAGTTCTAG
- a CDS encoding NTP transferase domain-containing protein, with protein sequence MSTQIVILAAGMGSRLGRSLPKSLTELSDGRTIMQQQFDNIHQAFGRNAKVSIVVGYKLEHIIEAFPEASFVYNEQYDVTNTSKSLMRALRASTSGGVLWMNGDVVFDPEALERAAKLVARDQSFVTVNTAKVSDEEVKYTTDMHGYIRELSKTVKGGLGEAVGINYISRDDKAVLLRQLARVGDQDYFERGIELAIEQDGLKVEPLDISDLYAVEVDFAEDLERANLLFR encoded by the coding sequence GTGAGCACCCAGATCGTCATCCTCGCCGCTGGAATGGGCAGCCGGCTCGGCCGCAGCCTGCCCAAGTCGCTGACCGAGCTGAGTGATGGACGCACGATCATGCAGCAGCAGTTCGACAACATCCACCAGGCATTCGGCCGCAACGCCAAGGTGAGCATTGTCGTCGGCTACAAGCTCGAGCACATCATCGAGGCGTTCCCTGAGGCATCCTTCGTCTACAACGAGCAGTACGACGTCACGAACACTTCGAAGAGCCTCATGCGCGCCCTCCGCGCCTCGACGTCCGGCGGCGTGCTGTGGATGAACGGTGACGTCGTCTTCGACCCCGAGGCCCTCGAGCGCGCGGCCAAGCTGGTCGCCCGCGACCAGTCGTTCGTGACCGTCAATACGGCAAAGGTCTCCGACGAGGAGGTCAAGTACACGACCGACATGCACGGCTACATCCGCGAGCTCTCGAAGACCGTCAAGGGCGGGCTCGGCGAGGCCGTCGGCATCAACTACATCTCGCGCGATGACAAGGCGGTGCTCCTGCGCCAGCTCGCGCGCGTCGGCGACCAGGACTACTTCGAGCGCGGCATCGAGCTTGCGATCGAGCAGGACGGCCTCAAGGTCGAGCCGCTCGACATCTCGGACCTCTACGCCGTCGAGGTCGACTTCGCGGAAGACCTTGAGCGCGCGAACCTCCTCTTCCGCTGA
- a CDS encoding ABC transporter permease codes for MPVSHSPRPQWSPFERYRRSLWLLTVRDLRVRYSTSALGYVWSILDPLVMASIYWFVFTQVFDRSVGEKPYIVFLLVALLPWMWFNGAISDSTRAFIREAKLVRSTKLPRTIWVNRIVLSKGIEFIASVPVLAIFAIGTSAELHWQVVFFPLAVLLQGMLVMGIGLIVAPLVVFFRDLERATKLALRFLFYASPIIYGVTDLPKDLQFWASFNPLAGIFSLYRGAFFPDQLAWDTIGIGAAMSVVFLVIGLLVFRRSERAVLKEI; via the coding sequence GTGCCCGTAAGCCACTCCCCGCGACCCCAATGGTCGCCGTTTGAGCGTTACCGGCGTTCGCTGTGGCTCCTGACGGTGCGGGACCTGCGCGTGCGGTACTCGACGTCGGCACTCGGATACGTGTGGTCGATCCTCGACCCGCTCGTGATGGCATCCATCTACTGGTTCGTCTTCACGCAGGTCTTCGACCGGTCGGTGGGCGAAAAGCCCTACATCGTCTTCCTGCTCGTCGCCCTCCTGCCCTGGATGTGGTTCAACGGCGCGATCTCTGACAGCACGCGCGCGTTCATCCGCGAGGCGAAGCTGGTGCGCTCCACGAAGCTCCCCCGCACGATCTGGGTCAACCGCATCGTGTTGTCGAAGGGCATCGAGTTCATCGCGAGCGTCCCCGTGCTGGCGATCTTCGCGATCGGCACGAGCGCTGAGCTGCACTGGCAGGTCGTGTTCTTTCCCCTCGCCGTGCTGCTCCAGGGGATGCTCGTCATGGGCATCGGGCTCATCGTCGCGCCGCTTGTCGTGTTCTTCCGCGACCTGGAGCGGGCCACGAAACTTGCCCTCCGGTTCCTCTTCTACGCTTCGCCCATCATCTACGGCGTGACCGACCTCCCAAAGGACCTGCAGTTCTGGGCATCCTTCAATCCGCTCGCGGGAATCTTCTCGCTCTACCGCGGCGCCTTCTTCCCCGACCAGCTCGCGTGGGACACGATCGGCATCGGCGCGGCCATGAGCGTCGTCTTCCTCGTGATCGGGTTGCTCGTGTTCCGTCGCTCCGAGCGCGCCGTGCTGAAGGAGATCTGA